From a single Herbiconiux sp. SALV-R1 genomic region:
- a CDS encoding DNA polymerase beta superfamily protein — MQTIVTAEYGSRAIGVATADSDHDLMSVFIEDPEYVLGIETIDTHASSTAAAGARSTHEDTDTTRYPLRKWARLAAVGNPTVLLLLFLEPLKSTKHWEVLRGIRDAFVSREAHLGTSDRHAGKRSDVPGGLCFCSEVVARLGCIRPPAHLAGARRMARSMQRVPGRIADLHHRSGLRGVVRRSLAARAFGVDPAHPLRAHTYVRDDCYS; from the coding sequence ATGCAAACCATCGTCACCGCCGAGTACGGCTCCCGCGCCATCGGCGTCGCCACCGCCGACTCCGACCACGACCTCATGAGCGTCTTCATCGAAGACCCCGAGTACGTGCTCGGCATCGAGACCATCGACACCCACGCATCCTCGACCGCGGCCGCCGGCGCTCGATCGACCCACGAAGACACTGACACCACGCGCTACCCCCTGCGCAAGTGGGCCCGGCTCGCCGCCGTCGGCAACCCCACCGTGCTGCTCCTGCTGTTCCTCGAGCCCCTCAAGAGCACCAAGCACTGGGAGGTGCTGAGGGGCATCCGGGATGCGTTCGTCTCGCGCGAGGCGCATCTCGGAACGAGCGATCGCCACGCTGGCAAGCGCAGTGACGTCCCGGGTGGACTCTGCTTCTGCAGTGAAGTGGTCGCCCGACTGGGTTGCATACGGCCGCCCGCACACCTGGCAGGAGCCAGACGGATGGCACGCTCGATGCAACGAGTGCCTGGCCGAATCGCCGATCTGCACCATCGAAGCGGACTGCGGGGCGTGGTTCGACGCTCATTGGCTGCGCGCGCATTCGGCGTAGACCCGGCGCACCCACTTCGCGCCCACACCTACGTTAGGGATGACTGCTATTCATAA
- a CDS encoding excisionase family DNA-binding protein — MSIAANHLPDESPEYVARRVLDRVRRATNAAPGSNVFKLTIAGEDSPLEIPAEMTDVVISALENLAAGHQVSVMSRDDELTTVQAAEVLNVSRPYLIKLLESGEINYRMVGSHRRVKTDSLLTFKARDDARAHAAADELVRLSEDMGFDR; from the coding sequence ATGTCGATCGCTGCCAACCACCTCCCCGACGAGAGCCCGGAGTACGTCGCGCGGCGAGTGCTTGATCGGGTGCGCCGTGCAACGAATGCGGCGCCGGGATCGAACGTGTTCAAACTGACCATTGCGGGCGAGGACTCGCCGCTCGAGATTCCCGCCGAAATGACCGATGTGGTCATCTCGGCTCTCGAGAACCTCGCGGCTGGTCACCAAGTGAGCGTGATGTCCCGTGACGATGAGTTGACGACCGTGCAGGCGGCGGAGGTCCTCAACGTGTCGCGCCCGTACTTGATCAAGCTCTTGGAGAGTGGCGAAATCAACTATCGGATGGTAGGTAGCCATCGTCGAGTGAAGACGGATTCACTCCTTACATTCAAAGCTCGTGATGACGCGCGCGCACATGCTGCAGCTGACGAGCTGGTGCGGCTGAGTGAGGACATGGGCTTCGACCGGTGA
- a CDS encoding DUF4238 domain-containing protein, with the protein MMLQYRARTSPLVSRTSEAAATCSSEGFPGLECVSGAEDDNKMPTPRGHHVISKFYLRHFAATDGRITRVDLGGDTVRRVRAHVKSATVVRDLYVIEGWNGSSPLVEKMFATTEDKAAKITARVIRDPAGAWPLDGDSRVVLSHWLSQQFLRAPLFRLAAERAIRAGLDSSDRHIHFSDLLERGTVTGDPGDLDRLARRFGISTKSNPIPANEYYELLRDHLNPLARHLFEQQWFLGIAKEPSFFVADSPIVLTTSTVDESDGVPFQICSLDYLKSRWSWTPFNRNLLILTRKLPPALLRANPDQIIHLSKAQIEQQHMLQAANATKSIYEHPDDRFSTDIDPEQWKLLRSRIDT; encoded by the coding sequence ATGATGCTGCAGTACCGAGCACGTACTAGCCCGCTGGTATCGCGAACGTCGGAGGCTGCTGCGACATGCTCGTCGGAAGGGTTCCCGGGCCTGGAATGTGTCAGTGGCGCGGAGGACGATAACAAGATGCCAACGCCTCGAGGTCACCACGTCATCTCAAAGTTTTACCTCCGCCATTTCGCTGCGACAGACGGCCGGATCACACGTGTTGACCTTGGGGGCGACACGGTTCGCCGAGTGCGCGCACACGTCAAGAGCGCCACGGTTGTTCGTGACCTCTACGTCATTGAGGGATGGAACGGTTCGAGCCCTCTAGTCGAGAAGATGTTCGCTACTACGGAGGACAAGGCTGCGAAGATCACGGCTCGCGTGATTCGCGATCCCGCCGGGGCGTGGCCACTCGACGGAGATTCGCGAGTCGTCCTCTCTCACTGGCTATCCCAGCAGTTTCTTCGCGCGCCCCTGTTCCGTCTTGCCGCCGAACGTGCGATTCGCGCTGGTCTCGACTCGTCGGACCGACACATCCACTTTTCTGACCTTTTGGAACGCGGAACTGTCACCGGCGATCCTGGTGACCTTGACCGCTTGGCGAGGCGCTTCGGCATCTCCACGAAGTCCAACCCGATTCCAGCGAACGAGTACTACGAGCTGCTGCGGGATCACCTGAACCCACTCGCAAGACATCTCTTTGAGCAGCAATGGTTCCTTGGAATCGCAAAGGAACCGTCTTTCTTCGTCGCCGATAGCCCCATCGTGCTCACGACGAGCACAGTCGACGAGTCGGACGGTGTCCCGTTCCAGATCTGCAGCCTCGACTATCTGAAGTCACGGTGGTCCTGGACACCCTTCAACCGAAACCTTCTGATCCTCACGCGAAAACTGCCTCCGGCATTGTTGCGCGCAAATCCAGACCAAATCATTCATCTCTCGAAGGCCCAGATCGAACAGCAACATATGCTGCAAGCTGCCAACGCAACCAAATCGATCTACGAGCATCCCGATGACAGGTTCAGCACAGACATCGATCCCGAACAATGGAAGCTGCTCCGATCGAGAATAGACACCTGA
- a CDS encoding FGGY-family carbohydrate kinase — translation MTRHTLGIDIGTTGTKTILLDVQGGIVAQASREATLFSPHAGHAEADPRQWLDNVVDSIREILAVSGVAADSIGAIATSGMVPAVVLVDDGLQPIGRALLQNDARANDQIETLAEQLADLDLVTLTGAALTQQSVAPTIAWFHEHRPSDLAEARHIVGSYDWVLMALGAEPHVEQNWALESGLFTIAGERVARVLDAAGLDPALLPPVLAPGTRAGSLSAELAERTGLNPGTALVVGGADHVLSAFAAGVEKPGDWLVKLGGAGDILVASDAPVVDERLYLDAHPVPGRWLPNGCMATSGSLIRWYQGLIGGEPLVDLDLAATDSRPAEVLCLPYFLGEKSPIHDPDLRGTFAGLHLGHTKADLYRSVLEAIAFGFRHHVEVFRDMGIDLGRVSITNGGSKSTLWKQIHSEVLGTEMFPVVDHPGASLGAALIAAVGIGALDDWSETSRFITLGAPVVPDPQKVAVYDRAYQEWRELGAAVAPISHSIARRTRA, via the coding sequence ATGACCCGCCACACCCTCGGCATCGACATCGGCACCACCGGCACCAAGACCATCCTGCTCGACGTTCAGGGCGGCATCGTCGCCCAGGCCTCCCGCGAAGCCACCCTGTTCAGCCCGCACGCCGGCCACGCCGAGGCCGATCCGCGTCAGTGGCTCGACAACGTCGTCGACTCCATCCGTGAGATCCTCGCCGTCTCGGGGGTCGCCGCCGACTCCATCGGCGCCATCGCGACCTCGGGCATGGTGCCCGCCGTGGTGCTCGTCGACGACGGGCTCCAGCCCATCGGCCGGGCCCTGCTGCAGAACGACGCGCGGGCGAACGACCAGATCGAGACCCTCGCCGAGCAGCTCGCCGACCTCGACCTGGTGACGCTCACCGGCGCGGCCCTCACCCAGCAGTCGGTGGCCCCCACCATCGCCTGGTTCCACGAGCACCGGCCGAGCGACCTCGCCGAGGCACGCCACATCGTCGGCTCGTACGACTGGGTGCTCATGGCGCTCGGCGCGGAGCCCCACGTCGAGCAGAACTGGGCCCTGGAATCGGGCCTGTTCACCATCGCGGGGGAGCGGGTGGCGCGTGTTCTCGACGCCGCAGGCCTCGACCCGGCCCTGCTCCCGCCCGTGCTCGCCCCCGGCACCCGGGCCGGGTCGCTCAGCGCCGAACTCGCCGAGCGCACGGGGCTGAACCCCGGCACCGCCCTCGTCGTCGGCGGCGCAGACCACGTGCTCTCGGCCTTCGCTGCCGGGGTGGAGAAGCCCGGCGACTGGCTGGTGAAGCTCGGCGGCGCCGGCGACATCCTGGTGGCCAGCGACGCGCCCGTGGTCGACGAGCGTCTCTACCTCGACGCGCACCCGGTGCCGGGCCGATGGCTGCCCAACGGATGCATGGCCACGAGCGGGAGCCTCATCCGCTGGTACCAGGGGCTGATCGGCGGAGAGCCCCTCGTCGACCTCGATCTCGCAGCGACCGACAGCCGGCCCGCCGAGGTGCTGTGCCTTCCCTACTTCCTCGGCGAGAAGAGCCCCATCCACGACCCCGACCTGCGTGGCACCTTCGCCGGACTCCACCTCGGCCACACCAAGGCCGACCTGTACCGCTCCGTGCTCGAGGCCATCGCGTTCGGCTTCCGGCACCACGTCGAGGTGTTCCGCGACATGGGCATCGACCTCGGCCGGGTCTCGATCACCAACGGCGGCAGCAAGTCGACGCTGTGGAAGCAGATTCACTCCGAGGTGCTCGGCACCGAGATGTTCCCGGTCGTCGACCACCCCGGTGCCTCCCTCGGCGCGGCGCTCATCGCCGCCGTCGGCATCGGAGCCCTCGACGACTGGAGCGAGACCTCCCGTTTCATCACCCTGGGGGCGCCCGTCGTCCCCGACCCGCAGAAGGTCGCGGTCTACGACCGCGCCTACCAGGAATGGCGGGAACTGGGAGCGGCAGTCGCTCCCATCTCGCACTCGATCGCAAGGAGAACCCGAGCATGA
- a CDS encoding DeoR/GlpR family DNA-binding transcription regulator translates to MAAKTRRALIEQRVLAEGEIDFATLAEEFKVSEMTIRRDVEALEASGIVRRVVGGAILSSGKAAEPSFETRAAEAAEGKMHIAEAAVELLHPRETVILDSGSSVLAVAKAIKGRGLGLTVVTPSILVAVELADEPDTVVLLAGGRVRPGELSLIGSETEEIFSRYNCDTYVMGIAGVDPSRGVSEYHREEGSVKRAAVKAADRVIVVADETKLGRVQLVSVSPLSSVTAIVTDGPSDHPALVGARSLGVEVVCVPGPHGSTLEQGATA, encoded by the coding sequence ATGGCAGCTAAGACCCGCAGGGCATTGATCGAACAGCGCGTGCTGGCCGAGGGTGAGATCGACTTCGCCACGCTCGCCGAGGAGTTCAAGGTCTCCGAGATGACGATCCGTCGTGACGTCGAAGCGCTCGAGGCCTCGGGCATCGTGCGCCGGGTGGTGGGCGGCGCCATCCTCTCCAGCGGCAAGGCGGCCGAGCCCTCGTTCGAGACCCGCGCGGCCGAGGCCGCCGAGGGCAAGATGCACATCGCCGAGGCGGCGGTGGAGCTGCTGCACCCGCGCGAGACGGTCATCCTCGACAGCGGCAGCTCGGTGCTCGCCGTCGCGAAGGCCATCAAGGGCCGCGGTCTCGGTCTCACCGTCGTCACCCCCAGCATCCTGGTCGCCGTCGAGCTCGCCGACGAACCCGACACCGTCGTGCTGCTGGCCGGCGGCCGCGTACGCCCCGGGGAGCTCAGCCTCATCGGCTCGGAGACGGAGGAGATCTTCTCCCGCTACAACTGCGACACCTACGTGATGGGCATCGCCGGCGTCGACCCCTCCCGCGGTGTCTCCGAATACCACCGCGAGGAGGGCAGCGTGAAGCGTGCGGCGGTGAAGGCGGCAGACCGGGTGATCGTCGTCGCCGACGAGACCAAGCTCGGTCGCGTGCAGCTCGTCAGCGTGTCGCCCCTCAGCTCGGTGACGGCGATCGTCACCGACGGCCCCTCCGACCACCCCGCGCTCGTCGGGGCTCGCTCCCTCGGGGTCGAGGTGGTGTGCGTACCCGGCCCGCACGGCTCGACGCTCGAGCAGGGGGCGACCGCATGA
- a CDS encoding PadR family transcriptional regulator yields the protein MDTTQLLKGVLDVAVLAVVQHDDGYGYDIVRRLRDAGLGDVGDASVYGTLRRLYAAGTLSSYVVPSEGGPHRKYYAINSEGRDMLARQRSTWTDFAGAMSALLAETPPKKTALRTIGENK from the coding sequence GTGGATACGACGCAACTACTCAAGGGTGTGCTCGACGTGGCCGTGCTGGCCGTCGTGCAGCACGACGACGGGTACGGATACGACATCGTGCGGCGCCTGCGCGACGCGGGCCTGGGCGACGTGGGTGACGCGTCGGTCTACGGAACGCTGCGCCGGCTCTACGCCGCGGGCACGCTGTCAAGCTACGTGGTGCCGTCCGAGGGGGGCCCGCACCGCAAGTACTACGCCATCAACAGCGAGGGTCGCGACATGCTCGCCCGCCAGCGCAGCACCTGGACGGACTTCGCCGGCGCCATGTCGGCCCTGCTGGCCGAGACACCACCGAAGAAGACCGCGCTTCGCACGATCGGAGAGAACAAGTGA
- a CDS encoding putative quinol monooxygenase — MTSPRVISVDVTYLVTEALARADPERSRGDLGVEAVDRGATGGEVEVLLTGKLVCRDAADAGIVAALLPEHIELTRAEPGCLSFEVTATDDPLVWAVEERFASEDAFAAHQARVGASSWGRNTAAVGRHYEVRRVAR, encoded by the coding sequence ATGACCAGCCCACGGGTGATCTCTGTCGACGTCACGTATCTGGTCACCGAGGCCCTCGCGCGTGCCGATCCTGAGCGGTCGCGTGGCGATCTAGGCGTGGAGGCCGTCGATCGCGGCGCGACCGGGGGTGAGGTAGAGGTCTTGCTCACCGGGAAGCTCGTGTGCCGCGATGCCGCCGACGCTGGTATCGTCGCCGCACTCCTGCCGGAGCACATCGAGCTCACCCGGGCCGAGCCCGGATGTCTCTCGTTCGAGGTCACCGCGACGGACGACCCGCTCGTGTGGGCCGTCGAGGAGCGGTTCGCGAGCGAGGACGCGTTCGCCGCGCACCAGGCGCGGGTAGGCGCGAGTTCGTGGGGGCGAAACACCGCCGCAGTCGGGCGGCACTACGAGGTGCGGCGCGTTGCGCGATGA
- a CDS encoding SDR family NAD(P)-dependent oxidoreductase: protein MKTVVVTGAGSGIGRTIAATLAERGWQVVVSDINGEAAATAAAALDTSAGQQHESAVLNVSDPEAAARVADDVADRLGLDAWVSNAGISFMQRFLEMPIEKYDKTLEINLKGVFVCGQAAARAMVRTGRRGAIVNTASMAGKQGKVPFLADYVASKFGVVGLTQAMAFELAEHGIRVNSICPGYVATPMQERELAWEAGLRGTDPEAVKQLWIDDTPLGRLEEPEDVARVVAFLLGDDAAFMTGEALAINGGAFMD, encoded by the coding sequence ATGAAAACCGTCGTCGTCACCGGGGCAGGATCCGGTATCGGCCGCACGATCGCGGCGACCCTCGCCGAGCGGGGCTGGCAGGTCGTGGTGTCCGACATCAACGGCGAGGCCGCGGCCACCGCCGCTGCCGCGCTCGACACGAGCGCCGGCCAGCAGCACGAGTCGGCGGTGCTCAACGTGAGCGACCCCGAGGCGGCTGCCCGGGTCGCCGACGACGTCGCCGACCGTCTCGGCCTCGACGCCTGGGTGAGCAACGCGGGAATCTCCTTCATGCAGCGCTTTCTCGAGATGCCGATCGAGAAGTACGACAAGACCCTCGAGATCAACCTCAAGGGCGTCTTCGTCTGCGGCCAGGCCGCCGCCCGCGCCATGGTGCGCACCGGCCGCCGCGGCGCCATCGTCAACACCGCCTCCATGGCCGGCAAGCAGGGCAAGGTGCCGTTCCTCGCCGACTACGTCGCGTCGAAGTTCGGCGTGGTGGGTCTCACCCAGGCGATGGCCTTCGAGCTCGCCGAGCACGGCATCCGTGTCAACAGCATCTGCCCCGGATACGTCGCCACGCCGATGCAGGAGCGCGAACTCGCCTGGGAGGCCGGCCTCCGCGGCACCGACCCGGAAGCGGTCAAGCAGCTCTGGATCGACGACACCCCCCTCGGCCGGCTCGAAGAGCCCGAAGACGTCGCCCGCGTCGTGGCTTTCCTCCTCGGCGACGACGCCGCCTTCATGACCGGAGAGGCGCTCGCCATCAACGGCGGCGCCTTCATGGACTGA
- a CDS encoding BtpA/SgcQ family protein gives MSDWLGSVFPTTKPVIAMLHLSALPGDPGFDSAAGIRAVVDRARGELADLQEGGVDGVMISNEFSLPYLTKTEPITAISMARIIGELLDDITIPYGVNVLWDGRASIDLAVATGAQWVREIFTGVYASDFGLWNTNVGEVARHRARIGGAGVKLFFNIVPESAKYLADRDLTSITETTVFATLPDAICVSGLTAGAPTDTQALATVKAAAGTVPVFVNTGVRAHNVGDQLAIADGAIIGTFFKKDGVFENRVDLARVHELMGAARDARAGFARTE, from the coding sequence ATGAGCGACTGGCTCGGATCTGTCTTCCCCACGACGAAACCCGTCATCGCGATGCTGCACCTGTCGGCCCTGCCCGGCGACCCCGGCTTCGACAGTGCCGCGGGCATCCGTGCCGTCGTCGACCGCGCGCGGGGCGAGCTCGCAGACCTGCAGGAGGGCGGGGTCGACGGCGTGATGATCTCGAACGAGTTCAGCCTCCCCTACCTCACGAAGACCGAGCCGATCACGGCCATCAGCATGGCGCGCATCATCGGCGAGCTGCTCGATGACATCACCATCCCCTACGGCGTGAATGTGCTGTGGGACGGCCGCGCGTCGATCGACCTGGCCGTCGCCACCGGGGCCCAGTGGGTGCGTGAAATTTTCACAGGCGTCTACGCCAGCGACTTCGGCCTCTGGAACACCAACGTGGGCGAGGTCGCCCGCCACCGCGCGCGCATCGGCGGCGCCGGCGTGAAGCTGTTCTTCAACATCGTTCCCGAATCGGCCAAGTACCTCGCCGACCGCGACCTCACCTCGATCACCGAAACCACCGTGTTCGCCACCCTCCCCGACGCCATCTGCGTCTCGGGCCTCACCGCGGGCGCCCCCACCGACACCCAGGCGCTCGCGACCGTCAAGGCCGCCGCCGGCACCGTGCCCGTCTTCGTCAACACCGGCGTTCGCGCCCACAACGTGGGCGACCAGCTCGCCATCGCTGACGGCGCCATCATCGGCACCTTCTTCAAGAAAGACGGCGTCTTCGAGAACCGCGTCGACCTCGCCCGCGTGCACGAGCTCATGGGCGCTGCGCGCGATGCGCGCGCCGGGTTCGCGCGGACGGAGTAG
- a CDS encoding DinB family protein, with translation MERTDHPKAWDERSTLLTMLQYTRDTGIEKATGLTDAQAAATPIATSPLMSVGAVLNHMRWVEHSWIEARFVGGPDLGPWTDESPDQEFIDGSTLPLQTVIDGYRAQAEATDAIIAGLQLDDLSQTPFRSGERPTLRWVILHLIEENARHNGHIDILREIADGTTGD, from the coding sequence ATGGAACGCACTGATCATCCGAAGGCGTGGGACGAGCGATCGACTCTGCTCACGATGCTGCAGTACACGCGTGACACGGGCATCGAGAAGGCCACGGGCCTCACGGATGCGCAGGCCGCCGCCACCCCGATCGCGACGTCTCCGCTGATGAGCGTCGGCGCGGTGCTCAACCACATGCGCTGGGTGGAGCACTCGTGGATCGAAGCCCGCTTCGTCGGCGGCCCCGATCTCGGGCCGTGGACCGACGAGTCACCCGACCAGGAGTTCATCGACGGCTCCACCCTCCCCCTGCAGACCGTGATCGACGGCTACCGTGCCCAGGCCGAAGCCACCGACGCGATCATCGCCGGGCTGCAGCTCGACGACCTGTCGCAGACGCCGTTCCGGTCGGGTGAGCGCCCGACGCTGCGGTGGGTGATCCTGCATCTCATCGAGGAGAACGCCCGGCACAACGGGCACATCGACATTCTGCGCGAGATCGCCGACGGCACAACGGGCGACTGA
- a CDS encoding PIN domain-containing protein: protein MTIVAVYDANVLYPSLLRDILVRVSVYGAVRARWTEQILDETFRNLRANRADLNVDAMNRTRALMNDAVRDARVTDFEYLIDELELPDPDDRHVLAAAIHTRASVIVTSNLKDFPTEDLAQYGLTAQHPDIFLTRLFDDDSVAIVDTVRRIMAANSRPRLTITDIVARLHATDLPLLAERVHSAF, encoded by the coding sequence GTGACGATCGTCGCCGTCTATGACGCGAACGTTCTCTACCCTTCGCTCCTCCGTGACATCCTCGTCCGCGTGTCCGTGTACGGTGCTGTTCGGGCCCGCTGGACTGAGCAGATTCTCGACGAGACATTCCGGAACCTGCGCGCGAACAGGGCAGACCTCAACGTCGACGCGATGAACAGAACTAGGGCGCTCATGAACGACGCCGTTCGCGACGCCCGAGTGACCGACTTCGAGTATCTGATCGACGAGCTCGAACTGCCCGATCCTGACGACCGGCATGTGCTCGCTGCGGCGATCCACACGCGCGCGAGCGTGATCGTCACCTCGAACCTCAAGGACTTTCCTACGGAAGACCTAGCTCAGTACGGCCTGACGGCGCAGCATCCGGACATCTTCCTGACCAGACTATTTGACGACGATTCCGTAGCAATTGTCGACACCGTGAGAAGGATCATGGCGGCGAACAGTAGACCTCGACTGACCATCACGGACATCGTCGCTCGGCTGCACGCGACCGATCTTCCGTTGCTGGCGGAGCGTGTGCATTCGGCCTTTTGA
- a CDS encoding diguanylate cyclase, producing MGRWGAWLARRRIPPFAWVTAAAGVVIAASGLLDAITSTDNPLGSGWTWFWIAVTLVLAATPIAFGALFVRWLGLVGASVFFVVTSVQMAVSTAPVASVNNIVLYPMFACYLGWFYRRWVARAVTATGFALSLTAVIINPLDALLLTWFNILLASVFCLEAAGYLRSRLDREITTDPLTGLLNRSGLDARIDLELTRASRTGQSVAVVIVDLDDFKRVNDERGHAEGDRRLVEFAAALRQTTRPYDLVARIGGDEFLLVLPATAEREALDVIERLRAAIPEGWSFGIAVAEPDDSAHTIRERADRRLYALKAARKQDPAR from the coding sequence ATGGGACGTTGGGGGGCATGGCTCGCCCGGCGGCGGATTCCGCCGTTCGCGTGGGTCACCGCGGCCGCGGGAGTCGTCATCGCGGCCAGCGGCCTGCTCGACGCCATCACCTCGACCGACAACCCCCTCGGCAGCGGATGGACGTGGTTCTGGATCGCGGTCACCCTCGTGCTCGCCGCCACCCCGATCGCCTTCGGTGCCCTGTTCGTGCGCTGGCTCGGACTCGTCGGCGCCAGCGTGTTCTTCGTGGTCACTTCGGTGCAGATGGCGGTGTCGACGGCGCCCGTCGCATCCGTCAACAACATCGTGCTTTACCCGATGTTCGCGTGCTACCTGGGCTGGTTCTACCGCCGGTGGGTCGCTCGGGCGGTGACCGCGACGGGGTTCGCGCTCTCGTTGACGGCGGTGATCATCAACCCGCTGGATGCGCTGCTGCTGACCTGGTTCAACATCCTGCTGGCGTCGGTGTTCTGCCTCGAAGCCGCCGGGTACCTGCGCAGCAGGCTCGACCGCGAGATCACGACCGACCCGCTCACGGGTCTTCTCAACCGGTCGGGGCTGGATGCACGCATCGACCTGGAGCTCACCAGAGCGTCCCGCACGGGGCAGTCGGTCGCCGTGGTGATCGTCGATCTGGACGACTTCAAGCGCGTCAACGACGAGCGGGGTCATGCCGAAGGCGACCGCCGCCTGGTGGAGTTCGCGGCGGCTCTCCGCCAGACCACCCGGCCGTACGATCTCGTCGCGCGGATCGGCGGAGACGAGTTCCTCCTGGTGCTGCCCGCGACCGCCGAGCGCGAGGCTCTCGACGTGATCGAGCGGTTGCGCGCAGCGATTCCAGAGGGGTGGTCGTTCGGCATCGCCGTCGCCGAGCCCGACGACTCGGCGCACACCATCCGCGAGCGCGCCGACCGGCGCCTCTACGCGCTGAAGGCAGCCCGCAAGCAGGACCCCGCGCGCTGA
- a CDS encoding ABC transporter substrate-binding protein — protein MSLRKKSGRFAAGVALAGAIALTATACAGSGGPAEVTSSGLGNIPEDTSGTVRILMENVPDTDIVKDLVSEFNTVYPDITVDIESLTFDQMRDKLVSSFQSPDPAYDLIVADNPWMVDFAQAGFLEPLDQRIDSTTDYDAADFFTPLTDITTVDDVRYGVPFYNYALGYLYNTADYEAAGLQVPTTLDELVSDVTALKTADRAGIAMQPQRGYKIFEEWANWLFAAGGSIYDDEGNITLDTPEAKAALEAYIDAYQNAAPANSLNWAFDEAFRSVSSGEAASMISYNWNLPALNDPAGASGDLAGQFKLAPMPGGKQVLGAWSWAIPSNSGAPDAAWAFASWITSKAVDVERVSAGGAAIRESTLEDPAVLEDGFGADYYEAVKQILSDAAPLSQGAGGEEMIQAVGTELNEAVAGTKSIDDALRDAQSAAEKTQG, from the coding sequence ATGTCACTCAGAAAGAAGTCCGGTCGTTTCGCCGCCGGCGTGGCCCTGGCCGGAGCCATCGCGCTCACGGCGACTGCCTGCGCAGGCTCCGGCGGTCCCGCCGAGGTCACCTCCTCCGGCCTTGGAAACATCCCGGAAGACACCAGCGGCACGGTGCGCATCCTGATGGAGAACGTGCCCGACACCGACATCGTGAAAGACCTCGTGTCGGAGTTCAACACCGTCTACCCCGACATCACCGTCGACATCGAGTCGCTCACCTTCGACCAGATGCGCGACAAGCTCGTCTCGTCGTTCCAGTCGCCCGACCCGGCCTACGACCTCATCGTCGCCGACAACCCGTGGATGGTCGACTTCGCCCAGGCCGGATTCCTCGAGCCGCTCGACCAGCGCATCGACTCGACCACCGACTACGACGCGGCCGACTTCTTCACGCCGCTGACCGACATCACCACGGTCGACGACGTGCGCTACGGCGTGCCGTTCTACAACTACGCCCTGGGCTACCTCTACAACACCGCCGACTACGAAGCCGCGGGTCTCCAGGTGCCGACGACGCTCGACGAGCTGGTCTCCGACGTCACGGCGCTGAAGACCGCCGACCGGGCGGGCATCGCCATGCAGCCCCAGCGCGGCTACAAGATCTTCGAGGAGTGGGCCAACTGGCTGTTCGCCGCCGGCGGGTCGATCTACGACGACGAGGGCAACATCACCCTCGACACCCCCGAGGCCAAGGCGGCGCTCGAGGCCTACATCGACGCCTACCAGAACGCCGCACCGGCGAACAGCCTCAACTGGGCCTTCGACGAGGCATTCCGCTCGGTCTCGAGCGGTGAAGCCGCGTCGATGATCAGCTACAACTGGAACCTGCCGGCCCTCAACGACCCGGCCGGAGCATCCGGAGACCTCGCGGGTCAGTTCAAGCTGGCGCCGATGCCCGGTGGCAAGCAGGTGCTCGGCGCCTGGAGCTGGGCCATTCCGAGCAACTCGGGTGCGCCCGACGCCGCTTGGGCGTTCGCGTCGTGGATCACCTCGAAGGCCGTCGACGTCGAGCGCGTGAGCGCGGGCGGCGCGGCGATCCGCGAGAGCACGCTGGAAGACCCGGCGGTGCTCGAAGACGGGTTCGGAGCCGACTACTACGAGGCCGTCAAGCAGATTCTGTCGGATGCTGCACCGCTCAGCCAGGGAGCAGGCGGCGAGGAGATGATCCAAGCCGTCGGTACCGAGCTGAACGAGGCCGTCGCAGGCACGAAGAGCATCGACGACGCGCTGCGCGACGCCCAGTCGGCCGCCGAGAAGACTCAGGGCTGA